The sequence CTTTGGCGTTGTATCCTTTTTCTACGGAAGTAATTTTTCGCAGATTAATAGGACTTCTTTTGAAAACTTGAATCCATGCAAGCCTAAAGAAGCGCTTTTTTGAAATTACAGGAACAACATTGAAAACCTTGCTATTAAGGCCATCATACGGATCCCAACCTTTAAAGTTTTCCTTTTCGCAATAGGATTTCAGTTTTTGGAAACTGTTCTTAAAATCGGCCATTTGTTCCTCCGCAATTATTTTTGAAGTTGCAAAAGTAACCGAATATAATTGAAAAGACCTAACAGGTTTCAAAAACCTGTTAGATCTGGAATTGCTTGTAATTATATACTAAATATCCTGCGCCATTCCCGTAGCCAAAGAATCCAAAACTTTAAACGTAGTAAGCGTTGTAAGATAAATAGATTCAAAAGGGATTGGTGCTTCGGTGGTTTCTTTTAAAGATTTCAAAAAGGCTTCGACTTCCTGTTTGTGGCCTTTTCCATCCAATTTCAGTTTAATCAATTTGTTCCCTTTGTGAAGATCTCCTTTTCTGAAATCGTGTATTCTACCTACTTTTCCGCCACTGAAAACTTCAATTAGTTCCTTCGGAAGGGATTTGTCGCCATTTCCTAAGTATAAAAGATTACCTATGGAACCGTCGCTAAAGGAAACTGTTATTGAAATATTATCTTCTGAAGTAAGGTTTTGGTTATCAGTTTTTATTGAAGCTGCATAAACTTTCACTGGTTTTGCATCGGTGAAATATTGCATCAAATCTATAAAATGGCACATTTCGCCAATGATACGTCCGCCACCTATTTCTTTGTGTTGTGTCCAATGGTCCTTCGGAAGGAAACCAGCATTCACACGGATGTTTACCACTTTTGGTTCGCCGTTACCTACAAATTCAGACTTAATCTTTTCAGCGATGGGTGAAAATCTTCGGTTGAAACCAACCATTAATTTTCGGTTGCTTTCCAAATAAACCTTTTTAACTTCTTCTAATTCATCATAATTCATCGCCAAAGGCTTCTCAACGAAAACATTTTTTCCAGCTTTAAGTGCTTCCATTGTGTATGGAGCGTGGCTATTGTGAGGCGTTGCGATGAAAACGGTGTTAATTTGGTCATTGTCCAAAATATCCCGAGCTTCTGATGATGCTTTATTGAAACCAAATTTCGATGCTACATTTTTAGCGGTAATTCCTTTGGTGGTAACAACAGTATCCAGTGAAGCCCCTTCTTTCTTGGTATAAGGAATCAAGTAACTCTGCGCAAAACTTCCAGCGCCTATAAAACCAATATTTATGGTTGAAACTGCATTGGATTGAACAGATACCAAAGAGGTTTTTTTCGTTTTACTTTCAGGGTAGGCAAGTAAAATACCGATGTGTGGCTCTTCAACTTTTCCTAATACAATATCATATGCTTTTTCAGCTTCGGAAATATCGAAAGTATGGGTGATTAGATTATCGAGTTTTACCGTTCCTTGTGAAATGAGGTCTAAAAAAGTTTCCATATTTCGCTGCTCGGTATAGCGAACGTAGGCGAATGGGTAATCGTGGCCGTCTTCTTCGTATTTATTATCATATCTTCCTGGACCATAAGAGCAGGACATTTTTAGCTCCAGTTCTTTTCTGTAGAAATCTGGATCTCGTGGAATATCCATTTTTACGGCACCCACAACTATCACTTTTCCTTTTTTGCGGCTTATAACTGCGGAAAGTTCAATCGGGTCGTTACTTGGAGCTGCAGCGGTGATAATAACGCTGTCAAAACCGTGACCATCTGTGAAGTTATCGATAGCAGTATTTAGATTAGAATCATTACGAAGCATCGCTCCATCAGCGCCACTTGTAATAGCGAGATCAATCAAATTTTTTGAAAGATCTATACCAAAAACGCGACAACCGTTTGCTTTTAGTAATTGAACGGTAAGCTGACCTAAAAGTCCAAGGCCAATTACACAAACTTTATCGCCCAATCTAGGTTCTGCTTGGCGAACGCCTTGTAAAGCAATTGCGCCTAATGTTGTAAAACTGGCTTCTTCAAAAGAAACATTTTCAGGAATTTTAACCACTAAATTCTGCGGAATAGCAACCACCTCAGCATGCGAGGCGTAATCCTGACCCGCACAAGCAACGCGGTCTCCCGGTCTAAATTTGCTGTTGCTATCCATTGAAGCTGCAACAACACCAGAAGTACTGTAACCAAGTGCTTTTAAGGAATCAAGCTTGGTTTTTACCTTATCGATTGTGGCTTTTAAACCTTCCTTTTTTATATTCTGAAGAACTTGCGCCACAAGATCTGGGCGTTGTTTGGCTTTCCCGATGAGGCTGGCCTTACCAACTTTTACGGTTCCTCTTTCAGTTCCCGCACTTATCAAGGAAAATTTGTTTTCTACCAGCACCATATTCTCCGAAATGGAAGGGTTTGGCACTTCATCTACATATAATTCTCCAGTTTTAAAGTTTTGGATTACTTGCTTCATTATTGCGAATTTTGGTGCAAAAGTAAGGAATAACTATTACAAATGAAGTGCAACGTCTAAGTAGAAACCAGCAAAATGTTAAAAGAGTATTATTCTATTCTGCTTGGTTTTCAATTAACCACAATTTCAATATTTAATTGCTGACCATTTCGAAGTTTGGTTATAAGCGTGTGATAAGTTAAATTTAAAACAACCTATTGTATGTTTAATTTTAAGGTGAAAGTTAATGGTTCATATCCCGTTTCATCA comes from Aequorivita sublithincola DSM 14238 and encodes:
- a CDS encoding bi-domain-containing oxidoreductase — encoded protein: MKQVIQNFKTGELYVDEVPNPSISENMVLVENKFSLISAGTERGTVKVGKASLIGKAKQRPDLVAQVLQNIKKEGLKATIDKVKTKLDSLKALGYSTSGVVAASMDSNSKFRPGDRVACAGQDYASHAEVVAIPQNLVVKIPENVSFEEASFTTLGAIALQGVRQAEPRLGDKVCVIGLGLLGQLTVQLLKANGCRVFGIDLSKNLIDLAITSGADGAMLRNDSNLNTAIDNFTDGHGFDSVIITAAAPSNDPIELSAVISRKKGKVIVVGAVKMDIPRDPDFYRKELELKMSCSYGPGRYDNKYEEDGHDYPFAYVRYTEQRNMETFLDLISQGTVKLDNLITHTFDISEAEKAYDIVLGKVEEPHIGILLAYPESKTKKTSLVSVQSNAVSTINIGFIGAGSFAQSYLIPYTKKEGASLDTVVTTKGITAKNVASKFGFNKASSEARDILDNDQINTVFIATPHNSHAPYTMEALKAGKNVFVEKPLAMNYDELEEVKKVYLESNRKLMVGFNRRFSPIAEKIKSEFVGNGEPKVVNIRVNAGFLPKDHWTQHKEIGGGRIIGEMCHFIDLMQYFTDAKPVKVYAASIKTDNQNLTSEDNISITVSFSDGSIGNLLYLGNGDKSLPKELIEVFSGGKVGRIHDFRKGDLHKGNKLIKLKLDGKGHKQEVEAFLKSLKETTEAPIPFESIYLTTLTTFKVLDSLATGMAQDI